In Candidatus Binatia bacterium, the DNA window TGCGCTCGCCGCGTTGGTGCCGGCGACGGCGCGCTGGGCCACTCGCGCGATCGTGATGCCGAACCTGAGCCCGCCGGTCACGACCACGCAACAGGCAATCGCGTACCGCGAGCGCATTCTCGGCCACCGCCCGGCGGGCAGCGGGTTCGAGCCCCTCATGATCCTGTACTTGACCGATACGACTCACCCCGAGGAGATCGACGCGGCGAAGGCCAGTGGTGTCGTGTTCGGAGTGAAGCTCTACCCGGCGGGCGCGACCACGAACTCCGATTCGGGAGTGACCGACCTGCGCCGATGCGACGACGTTCTTGCGCGCATGGCCGAGGTTGGCCTGCCGTTGCTCGTCCATGGAGAGGTCACGCGGAGCGATGTCGACATCTTTGATCGCGAGCAAGTCTTCCTGGAGGAGACGCTCGGGCCGCTCGTGGAGCGGTTTCCGAACCTGCGCATTGTCCTCGAGCATATCACGACGAAGGAGGCTGCCGCGTTCGTGCGGAGTGCGCCGGCGCGCGTGGGTGCGACCATCACGCCCCAGCATCTTCTGGTCAACCGCAACGCGATGCTGGTGGGAGGCATCCGTCCGCACTATTATTGCCTGCCGATCCTGAAGCGGGAGGAGGACCGCGTGGCGCTCGTCGAGGCGGCCACCAGCGGATCCCCGAAGTTCTTTCTCGGGACCGATAGCGCGCCCCACGCCCGGCTGACCAAGGAGACGGATTGCGGCTGCGCCGGCTGTTACTCGGCACCCTACGCTCTGGAACTCTACGCTCAGGCCTTCGATGATGCGGGGGCCCTCGACAAGCTCGAAGGTTTTGCGAGTCACCACGGCGCGGACTTCTACGGGTTGCCGCGGAATGAAGACGAGGTGCGCCTGGTCCGTCGTGAGCAGCGGATCGAAGAAGCTTTTGAGATGGGTGACGAGGTGGTCGTACCGCTATGGGCTGGGCAGGTGCTTCGCTTCTCGCTTGAGGTGGACTGACCACCCGGGTGTCGGGCTCGGGTCGTAAGGGACAGCGAAGTCATCGACGCCTGCAAAAATTGCGGTGGCGCGAGACACACCACTCCATCGGCGACCGGCAATACCGGGAAGGCCTTTTTCGCAAACACCGAACGTCTGCACTCCATTCCGCAATCATGGGTCATTTCGGCTCCCGAGGCGAATATTCCGGGGACTCGAAAGACCACGGGCGCCGAAATTTGTATTCTGCCGGCCGTTGCGCAAAGACGACAGGAAATGGCTGAGCGCGAGGTGTAACATGAGGGAGACGAAGCAGCCTGTTGGTGCCACAATCGAATGGAAGCCGGTAGAATCACCCGGCCGCCATCCGATTCCGGGACGGTATGTCACTTTGGAGCCAATCGAAGCAGGGCAGCACGAAGCGAGCTTATGGAAAGCCAAAGGAGAGGATTCTACTCTCTGGACTTACCTGTCGGACGACCCCTGCGGCAGCTTCGAGGAATTTCAGCGCTGGCTGGCAAGATCCGGTCGACCCGATGACCCACTCTGCTTCGCGATCGTCGACAATGCCGATGGAGAGGCGAAAGGTATGGCCAGCTATATGCGTATCCAGCCCGCCCACGGAGTCATTGAAATCGGATCGATCTGGTTCGGGCCCGGAATCCAGCGTCGGCGCGAATCGACCGAGGCGATCTATCTTCTTGCCCGCCAGGTTTTCGAAGAACTGGGCTACCGCCGGCTGGAGTGGAAATGCGATTCATTGAACGCGGCTTCGCGCCGCGCCGCCAAGCGTTTCGGCTTCAGCTATGAAGGGCTCTTCCGGCAGGCCATCGTATACAAGAATCGCAACCGCGATACCGCCTGGTATGGAATGATCGATACCGAATGGCCTGAAACCCGCGGCGCTTTCGACCGCTGGCTCGATCCTGACAATTTCACTCCAGAGGGAGACCAGAAATCACCGCTCACGGCCCGACGAGATTTTGGCCCTAATTAGGGTCGACGCTCCGGCATGCGGTGGTCCGATGTTGAATTCTGCCGGCCATTGCGCAAAGAGGGAACCACATGGCTGAGAGCAATGTCGACCCAAGGTTCGAGCCGGAGGCTTGGGCAACCCTGGGATTTTCGGAAAAGGTTCGGATCAGCTGCGAGGGGTATGTGCAAGAAGGAATCGCGCTCCCCTGGGTCGGGTACGCCTACCATGCGCTGAAACTCGCCTTGCTGGTAGCGGGCTGGTTCTATTTCGTGAGCTTCACGCCCGGCATGGGAGGCCTTCAGGACTTTTCGGCGTGGTGGGCCGAAGGGATCGCTTTCCAGAAGGCGTTTTTGTGGGCGAGTCTGTTTGAGGTCATGGGTTTTGGCTGCATGAGCGGACCACTCGGCGGACGCATGCTGCCGCCCCATACTTCGTTTATCCATTACCTATGGCCGGGCAGCGTGAAACTCGCGCCCTTTCCGAACCTGCCGCTCTTCGGCGGGCACCGAAGGTCGTGGCTCGATGTCGTGCTCTACGCGGCCCTGCTCTTCTCGCTGGCCCGCACTTTGGTTCTGCCGGAACTCTACACCGAGGACTTCTTGCCGATCATCATCCTGCTGCCACTATGTGCGCTGGGCGACAAGACCATTCCGCTGGCGGCCCGCGTGGAGCACCACTTTGCCATGCTGATCTGCTTCCTGCTGTCGGATAACTGGATCGCCGGGGCCAAGTGGGTGCAGCTGGCCATCTGGTTCTGGGCCGGCGTCAGCAAGCTCACGGTTGCGTTTGCCTACGTCGTTCCGATCATGACGGCCAATAATCCGCTGCTGAAGAACGAGGCGCTGCGCAAACGCCTCTTTGTATCCTACCCCGACGATCTGCACCCATCGCTATTGGCCAAGGGCATGGCGCATGCCGGAACGTTTTTGGAGTTTGCCGCCCCGCTTACCCTGATTTTCGTGACCGGACCCGGTCCGCTTCAGGTCGTGGGCATCGTCTGGGTGTTGTTGTTGCATGGATTCATCCTGAGCAACCTGCCTATCGCCGCCGTGTTCGAATGGAACGTGCTGAGTCTCTATGCCGCCTTTTTCCTTTTTGTCGGCCATCCCGAGATCAGCCTGCTTGCCGTCGGTTCTCTACCACTGGCGGGCTACTTGCTGGCAGCGCTGCTCGTCGTGCCGATCCTGGGCAATCTCTTCCCGTCGGCCATCTCGTTTCTGCTCTCGATGCGCTACTACGCGGGAAACTGGGCTTGGAACGCCTGGTTATTCCACGGTGACAGCTACAAGAAGCTCGAGCGGATCAAACGGGTGGCACCTCTGCAATTCGAGCAACTCGAAAAGCTACTGCCTCCGGCCGATGCGGTGCGGACAAGTGCGGGCTATCTCGCCTTCCGGACCATGCACCTGCAAGGCCGCGTTCTGGGCCTTGTGTTGCCGCAGGCCACGGCTGGAAATCCCTTTCAGGAATATACCTATGTCGACGGTGAGATGGTCTCGGCCATGGCGCTGGGATGGAATTTCGGCGAAGGCCACCTCGGGAACGAACGCCTGCTCGAGGTACTCCAAAAAGAATGCGGATTCGAAGAAGGCGAGGTCCGCACGATCATGGTCGAGGCACAACCACTCGTGGGCAATAGCCTGCATTGGCGCGTCGCCGATGCCAAAACGGGCCAGATCAATGAGGGCTATGCGACGCTGGACGAGCTGGCCGCCCGAAAGCCGTGGGACCTGGGCCCGCTTTGAAACCAACACCAGATTCTCGCCAGTGTCCTGGCTCTCACTCGAACCCGGGCTCTGCCAGCAAGCCCCATGCGCCACCGTCAGCGCGAGCGCGCAGCAGAAGCTCGCCGCCCGCACCTTCGACCAATGAGACCTCGCCAAGGCCCACGACCGAAACCTCCGGGGCGCCATGTAACGATACCGGATAAAAAACCTCGAGAACCTGACCGCGCCGGGCGTCGACACCAAGGACTTCGAAGCGCCCCGAATCCGGACCGTAGTCCATAGCAGTCACCTGCCCGGGCGAAAAACGAGCATAGGCTCGGGTCAGGTCCGCAAAAAGGATCGACCTTTCCCCGAGAATCTCATTGGTGCGGCAATCCACCTCAAATTCGCCCCACGGGATCGGAACCCCGGTATCCCGCACCTTATGCGGGTCGCCGCAGGACTCACGCCACGTCCACAAAGTCGCGGAGAATCCGAATTCGTCTTGCAGAGCCTGATGGTTGCGAAAATAGCCATCGGCATTGGGCCCGGCACGGTCGGGGTTGGCGCCCCATTCACCCACCAGAACGGGCGCGCCGCCAAATAGCGCCGCGTCCGCCAAAGCTCGATCGAAGGAGC includes these proteins:
- the pyrC gene encoding dihydroorotase; this translates as MTTLTLTRPDDWHLHFRDGDALAALVPATARWATRAIVMPNLSPPVTTTQQAIAYRERILGHRPAGSGFEPLMILYLTDTTHPEEIDAAKASGVVFGVKLYPAGATTNSDSGVTDLRRCDDVLARMAEVGLPLLVHGEVTRSDVDIFDREQVFLEETLGPLVERFPNLRIVLEHITTKEAAAFVRSAPARVGATITPQHLLVNRNAMLVGGIRPHYYCLPILKREEDRVALVEAATSGSPKFFLGTDSAPHARLTKETDCGCAGCYSAPYALELYAQAFDDAGALDKLEGFASHHGADFYGLPRNEDEVRLVRREQRIEEAFEMGDEVVVPLWAGQVLRFSLEVD
- a CDS encoding GNAT family protein, encoding MRETKQPVGATIEWKPVESPGRHPIPGRYVTLEPIEAGQHEASLWKAKGEDSTLWTYLSDDPCGSFEEFQRWLARSGRPDDPLCFAIVDNADGEAKGMASYMRIQPAHGVIEIGSIWFGPGIQRRRESTEAIYLLARQVFEELGYRRLEWKCDSLNAASRRAAKRFGFSYEGLFRQAIVYKNRNRDTAWYGMIDTEWPETRGAFDRWLDPDNFTPEGDQKSPLTARRDFGPN
- a CDS encoding DUF3556 domain-containing protein, whose translation is MAESNVDPRFEPEAWATLGFSEKVRISCEGYVQEGIALPWVGYAYHALKLALLVAGWFYFVSFTPGMGGLQDFSAWWAEGIAFQKAFLWASLFEVMGFGCMSGPLGGRMLPPHTSFIHYLWPGSVKLAPFPNLPLFGGHRRSWLDVVLYAALLFSLARTLVLPELYTEDFLPIIILLPLCALGDKTIPLAARVEHHFAMLICFLLSDNWIAGAKWVQLAIWFWAGVSKLTVAFAYVVPIMTANNPLLKNEALRKRLFVSYPDDLHPSLLAKGMAHAGTFLEFAAPLTLIFVTGPGPLQVVGIVWVLLLHGFILSNLPIAAVFEWNVLSLYAAFFLFVGHPEISLLAVGSLPLAGYLLAALLVVPILGNLFPSAISFLLSMRYYAGNWAWNAWLFHGDSYKKLERIKRVAPLQFEQLEKLLPPADAVRTSAGYLAFRTMHLQGRVLGLVLPQATAGNPFQEYTYVDGEMVSAMALGWNFGEGHLGNERLLEVLQKECGFEEGEVRTIMVEAQPLVGNSLHWRVADAKTGQINEGYATLDELAARKPWDLGPL